The following are encoded together in the Corticium candelabrum chromosome 1, ooCorCand1.1, whole genome shotgun sequence genome:
- the LOC134188894 gene encoding protein fem-1 homolog C-like codes for MSASSLESAADTNTHAEDHDNDIFVDVEATVDLGLQLEEPNGRAESVYNAAKNGNLQFLERVVASERAKLGVQNVSCVVSQPFNKVVPLAIASKHGQLDCVRYLLQECKVDIHSRSDIISDTTKKEVKQATPLWIASTAGQVGIVRYLVENGANVNSGTETMSTPLRGASFHGHLEIMDFLLKNGANINTPNHIGQSPIMIAALRQQIAAVKLLLLHQADIHQRTQHGYSALHMSASKGNVELLKLLLDAGARNEKDNLKLLPMMLAAANCHTEAVHFFMERYDCATNDAANALELCGATAIDREDNIDRAMGLWEQAIKLRMSAMSKGSDDWKDKDPPVAAPCAAYDNFVEASTEEELATLVNCSDFVISHHALHINSLLIRERVLGALHPHTSYYINLYGSTCTDNHLYKRALQLWTHALNMERVLFDYDIEEIQEDLLMRVDGFEDMLLDSFYPDVTPFLEWAIDVVSDRTKKGQSTWKCHAAAVMLASQWLRSAQGDCHRLGPNGLDITRKLVRLRSNPDGCTSLHLAVDAGLPRRCESLCEFPDLEFVQFLLGNGSDPNCLNAAQHTSLHIAALNQPSEEAKNVIDLLLDCGAAVDIRSSDGCTPIDLYRSTHVWDPEQSLCERLYHPGVLSLQSLAAARLAHCGMSLQESGLTQKLKDFVRLRCTDKDEDS; via the coding sequence ATGTCAGCCTCTTCTCTAGAAAGCGCTGCTGATACTAACACACACGCAGAAGATCACGATAATGACATCTTTGTTGACGTCGAAGCAACAGTTGACTTGGGCTTGCAATTAGAAGAGCCAAACGGAAGAGCAGAGTCGGTCTATAATGCAGCGAAAAATGGCAATTTGCAGTTCTTAGAGAGAGTGGTCGCGTCTGAACGCGCCAAACTGGGTGTTCAAAACGTCTCTTGCGTTGTTTCTCAGCCATTCAACAAGGTCGTTCCATTGGCTATAGCAAGCAAACATGGACAACTAGATTGCGTGCGCTACCTATTACAGGAGTGCAAAGTAGATATCCACAGTAGGTCAGATATAATCTCGGATACGACTAAGAAAGAGGTCAAACAGGCAACACCACTGTGGATTGCATCGACAGCGGGACAAGTTGGAATTGTTCGTTATTTGGTCGAAAATGGAGCAAACGTCAATTCAGGAACAGAAACCATGTCAACTCCACTTCGTGGTGCATCCTTTCATGGTCATCTTGAAATTATGGATTTTCTTCTCAAGAACGGGGCAAACATCAACACTCCCAATCATATCGGGCAATCGCCGATTATGATTGCAGCATTGCGACAACAAATCGCTGCAGTAAAGCTATTGCTTTTACATCAAGCTGATATTCATCAGAGAACGCAGCATGGATACAGTGCATTGCACATGTCTGCTAGTAAAGGCAATGTTGAACTGCTAAAGCTTCTTCTCGATGCCGGAGCAAGGAATGAAAAAGACAATTTGAAATTATTACCAATGATGTTGGCTGCAGCAAATTGTCATACTGAAGCAGTTCACTTCTTTATGGAGCGATATGATTGTGCAACAAACGATGCAGCGAATGCTTTGGAATTGTGTGGAGCAACTGCTATTGATAGGGAGGACAATATAGATCGAGCAATGGGTCTATGGGAACAGGCTATCAAACTTCGTATGTCTGCTATGAGCAAGGGCTCTGATGACTGGAAAGATAAGGATCCACCAGTTGCTGCACCTTGTGCTGCTTATGATAATTTTGTTGAAGCCTCAACAGAGGAAGAACTAGCCACATTGGTGAATTGTTCTGATTTTGTAATATCTCACCATGCTCTTCATATTAATTCTCTTCTTATTCGAGAACGTGTTTTAGGTGCGCTGCATCCTCACACATCGTATTATATTAATCTATATGGTTCTACTTGCACTGACAATCATTTATATAAACGGGCCTTACAATTATGGACACACGCACTCAACATGGAGAGAGTGTTGTTTGATTATGACATCGAAGAAATTCAGGAAGATTTGCTTATGCGAGTGGATGGATTTGAGGACATGCTGCTTGATTCATTCTACCCGGATGTTACTCCTTTTCTGGAATGGGCCATTGACGTAGTCAGTGATAGGACCAAGAAGGGGCAGTCTACATGGAAATGCCATGCTGCAGCTGTAATGCTTGCATCTCAGTGGTTGCGGTCTGCACAAGGAGATTGCCATAGACTTGGTCCCAATGGACTTGACATTACAAGGAAGCTGGTGAGACTGAGAAGTAACCCAGATGGATGTACTTCATTGCATTTGGCAGTAGATGCAGGATTGCCTCGCCGTTGTGAGTCCCTGTGTGAATTCCCAGATCTTGAATTTGTTCAGTTTTTATTAGGAAATGGTTCAGACCCAAATTGTCTGAATGCTGCCCAACATACGTCTCTTCACATCGCTGCTCTCAATCAACCATCAGAGGAAGCAAAGAATGTTATTGATCTTCTCCTTGATTGTGGAGCTGCCGTTGACATCCGTAGTTCTGATGGATGCACACCTATTGATCTGTACAGGAGCACTCATGTTTGGGATCCTGAACAGTCACTCTGTGAACGCCTTTACCATCCTGGTGTTTTGTCTCTGCAGTCCTTGGCTGCAGCTCGATTAGCTCATTGTGGAATGTCATTGCAAGAATCGGGACTCACTCAGAAGCTAAAAGATTTTGTAAGGCTGCGTTGCACTGACAAAGATGAGGACTCCTAA